TTGTGGGGAGAGCGAACCCGCCAACCAAACGgactaaacaaaatattaaGGCCTCGTTTGGCAACGACGAAACAAGTTTTCGTAGACTGTTTCTCTTTTTCATTGCTCTGCCCCTAGATTGATTAGTCCCACAAAATGTAACCAAAATTTttcaacaaatagaaaaaacacGAACACCACGCAGTCTTTCAGAAGGTGGCTCTCCATTTTTCATATACAACTTGAGAAGTTCTGAAGAAATATAAATCCAATTTCTGGATCCATACACTTTCTTCCTAAATTACAAGCTAATAGTAATAGCCACAATTCATGTAAAGTGGGGAGCCCTCTTTCACatactgaaaataaaaaaaccaaaacaacaacaacaacaaatagTACATCACTACAGCCAGTGCCAATCCACTTCCAGAGTTTCATTACAACATTTCCAGGCTTTACTCCACATGGGCTCTGCTTTCTTTAACAAAAACAGAGAGTATTAGCTTCTGGCTCTGTTCTGTTCCATTTCTtaatttccctctctctccctcctccacaTGACTTCTCTGTTTTATTTCTCCCCTCACTCTCTCTGTCATCTGAGAACTTATTATTTCTAGCTTTTTCTTGGGGTCCCTATCTTTTTAATGGGTAATTACACAAAGAAAAAGTAGTGGGTacgtggggttttttttggtcccctagtttttttttggtttgtttgtttgtttcttctctcttctttagGAAGACATCTTGGTCACATCTCTGCTAGATCTGTTGTATTTCATGTGACTATTGACTAGCTGTCCAGCTGCAAGGGCCGACATGAGAGAGAGCTCCCCAGCAAGAACAGAGCCAGCCACAATGGTGGCCAACAGCCTTGAGTTGGACCCTGCAGACTCCTTGTTTGCACCCTTGACTCCAAGTAGGTTCAGACATGCTGACTGGGATGCTAGCTGAGTCCCACCTCCCACTGTTCCCACCTGTTTTTCAAATCattagaaaaacaaacaaatcagaaCTAAGAAAAAGTAGAtaatatttgtgtgtgtgtgttcattgagttaatttttcttttggttataGTCAGTGATGTTCAAGCTAGTTTATGCACACCTTAATGGTCAGTGGTTTTCTTTTGGTTCAATGGTCGTCCACCCCGAAACcagaaaattcacaaaaaaaataatactccttcgCATGAGAGAAACAGGTGTTTGTATGACAAAGTTCTGATATTTAATTCCTCTGTTACATCTGAACTATAGAGAACCTTTGAATAATTTAATGTAACAGGGAAAGTTGGATTCTTTCAgtctgtttttcttatttattactCACAGTGAATTAAAAAGATAGGAAGAATCCAAATCCCCAAGGCCCAAGGCCAACTGTTTACAACCTTGCAGTGATTGAAGCAGTAGATCTAAATTCCCCAAATTTTGTTTGTCTACGAAAGATTCCATTACACTGTCTCCCATGCATCCAATCTGATTGTCCCCTCCCCAAAACACAGTTGGGTGCATGGCATCATGTGATAATTTTGCCAGATTATTCTCTAGATTATACTAATCAAATTTGGTCATTTTGTTGGCTTAGACTTGTTGGCTTAGACGAAAAACATGAGATAAAGTGTAAAATACCCTCTCATGTGCAACGTGAATGCACATGGAGGTACGAAATTGAGGAGGCAAGGCAATTTGACTCAGGAGCATATAAAGACTCGACAATGAGAGACGAGGCTACCCAAGACTtagttctgataccatgttcTTGGATTGGCAAACAAGGTCTAGATTGTTTTTATTAGCATTTTAACTACCCTTTTAGATAACTTTTAACTTGGAAAGGCCATTTTTGTCCTCGTTCATTAAGTCAATTTTACCAACCTAGTAACAAAAACTGTCTATGAAACTGATCCAAGCAAGGTCTAAAACAAGTATGAGGTCAAAAATTGCCGAAGACCAGAAACAAAGAATACCTCAATAGAAGGCATAGTGACAGAGACGTGAAGGTCCTTGCCATCATTAACAGCTTCCATCATAGTAATGCAATGAGAGCTCTCCACATTCTGCGCCGGGTCCTGACCCGTGGCTATATACACTGCCGAGACGATGTTGCTGGCATGGGCATTGAATCCGCCGAGAGCACCCGCCATGGCTGACCCGGTTAGATTCTTGAGCATGTTGAGCTCCACCAGAGCAGCCACGTCTGTCTTCAACACTTTCCTCACCACCTCTTCCTTTATGATTGCCTCACAAACAACAGATTTCCCACGCCCTTCTATCCAGTTCACTGCTGCTGGTTTCTTGTCCGAGCAAAAGTTTCCTGTTTCAGTTTAATCCACGAATCCAGTGAATATCAACACGCCAGACCATACAACAAAGCTATGCATCTAGAAGAACTAGTGCAAGTACTAAAAAATGAGATGTTAACTTCGCCGTGTAGAAACAAAGTATTTCtcttgcaccattttcgtgaaATTTCAATGAAAACTTGGTATGCAATAGACTGAGAAGCAGGGGTCGCGATCATGAATTTCGTAAATTACCACTCACAAGACGGACCTATAGCTACTTGACTGTATCGCCTGTGGTTGAACTCTCTTGAATGTGGACGTTTTAGCGAATTGGGTCAAAATTGATACGTATGGTGAACCGCCTAATACGAAAACGATGGACATAACGTATTGAGATGCCAAAAACTCCAACATATCATGTGATACCCATCGCTTCATCTAAAACCCTACGGTCTTCGGTCCTTGCGATGTGGCGCTATGGTGGTGACCGTTCTACATACGACAGAGCAGTGTTCTTCAATAAAATGTTGGGAGGAAGGAGAAATTACCAGAGATGCCGATGACATCCATGTCAGGGAAATCATTCTGAAGGAAATCAAGAACGTTCTGGACACCCTTGGAAATCATATTCATCCCCATCGCATCCCCGGTACTGCAGGTAAACCTGGTGTACAGATTCTTCCCCGCGATTGCACATTGAATCCCTTGTAGCCTTGCAAATCTGCTCGACCTGTGTTCAACACACGATACATAAATTCGGTCAATTTACTATTGCTTAAATAGCGTTTCCATTACTCTTGAATTTCCATAAAggcaaaatgaaaatatatattcacaaaagCCGTGCTTAAATTGAGAATTTTACCAAActttgaaaacagaaaagagaaagagaaagagaaaattaaccaaaaaaagggAAGTATAAAGAACAGCTAGAAGCCGACAACCAACCACCTCCCCTGATATTATTGGATCAAAATTTAGGAGTAATGAAAAGGCAATAATACAACAAACATCAACATCCCAAAGATTCTGAAAAAAtcaatgtcttttttttttttttttaaatcagcttgaaattgaaaaaaaaaatgcaacacaTCAATGTCTTGATTTGTGTACAAAAATTTATAGAAAATTCTGAATCTTTCAAATACACAAGCACGCTTCAAGTTTATAGAAAATTCTGAACACATCAATGTCTTGATGTTTATAGAAAATTCTGAACACATCAATGTCTTGATTTGTAGACAAAAGTTTATGCACGCAGAATGTTGGAGTAGTAAAGAGACAAAAATAAGTGAAATCATcgccgtcccatttttatttttttattttggttaaatGACACGATTTCTTGcaagaaagcaaacaaaatgagataGGGGCAAAGGTATGGGggagtgctagggacacatcggtgtggctttttttattttggctaAATGACACGATTTCTTGcaagaaagcaaacaaaatgagataGGGGCAAAGGTATATGACCAAGATCTTTTAACGAAAAAATAATGGTAAGTACACAACGCGGTAACATCCGCTTACGTGACACCGGATGATTAATGGTTGCAAAGTAATttcaaaggagagagagaaggaggagtaCTGACTTGTTGAAAACAACAGAAAGAGTGTCAAAATTCATATCATCCTCCAAGAAGAACTTCAACTCCGCCGCCCTCTTCGCCGTCCCAAACCTCACCACCGGCGCCCTAGTCATCCCATCCTTCAACAACACGCTAGTAGCCCCACCGCACAAGTGAATCGCCTTGCACCCCCTGTTCGTGCTCGCCACCAGACACCCCTCCGTCGTCGCCATCGGCACCGAGTACTCCCTCCCGTCGAGCAACAGCGGGCCCGCTACCCCCACCGGAATCTGGATGTACCCCACCGGCATCTCGCAGCACTGGCCCAGTATCGAGTCGTAGTCGAACCCGTCCAAGGGAAGGCCTCCCAGGGATTTTCCGGTGATTCTCTGTAGCGCCTCGCGGCGTACCAACGCCGCTTTCCTGCAGTCTCCTAGCTTTGTTTCGAGCGAGTACGACGGCGTTTTGCCCGCCACCACTGATTTGATGATTTCCTCGTCCTCTGCCTGGTGGAAAGTACAAAATGGAATTAATTTTGAGATACTGTATATTTTTTAGATAAAAATAGGAGTTCTTtataaatttgtgtattttttcatgtttaattaatttttttaatattttagcaaaaaaattaatttttaaataaaagtacgCTATATACATCTCAAAAGTAACAAATAAGTACAACTTGataaaaaatgactaaaaatgaaaaaacatggATAACGaaatagttaaaaattatgaagataATATTTCTGaaatgaaaaccaaacaaaatggcGCTACGTGTTTTTTACCAGGCAATAGAAAGATAACATTTGTTAGATTTCTAAGAGGCCAATCTGCTACGTGTTTTTTACCGGGCAATAGAAAGATGCATTTGTTAGATTTCTAAGAGGCCAATCCtcagaaaaaatttcagtgtcGAGTGGATACCAAGTGGTACCTGCTCGGCGCATTCGAGCTGTCCATTAtgtttttggacagctcgaattTGGAAGGAGAAAAAATGTTGGGATGTGAGGAGAGaatattttaatccaaaccatCCTAAAATGTATTGGACAATCCGAATATGCCGAGCCACTTAGGATATATCCATTCActcggcaccgaaaaatttctccaactCTAGACCTCTAGGCAATCATTTCGTCCAAGATCGTGTATGATTTATGGTAAGAGATTTTTGATTAATTAAGTTTGTTTTACTAATGCTACTTGCGCACATAGACAAAGATTTGTTTGGCTTTATTTGATGTACGTGAAAGTCTTGGTATGAAACAAGGAACTTctccatgtcaaaaaaaaacaaggaacttctggaccatccaaaatacttttggacggtccagatttacATATGTAAATAATTTCTATCTTTTACTAAGAGACTTAGGGGGTGTTCCATTTtcatttaaaaagaatttttagaaaataaatgcaattttaagctcaagagtcatatatttacgcaaataatttttctttcaatataaatcttgtttgatagattgtattgaaatattttaaaaggtacaaaaaaaaattagaaaattattttttattttctattatatttaaaattaaaattttttttttttcaaaaaaaaaatttaaaaaaaaagcagaaCGGGCCTTATTGAATGCTTGTGCATGCACCTCCCTTCAAGTTAGAATAATTTACATTATTCGAATCCCAAACTTAAACTCGCTACCCAAGATTTAAAGTTTTCTTACACGAAAACGGAAAACATAACATCATGTATAGTTTCACAATAGTACTACTAGctagtaccaaaaaaaaaaattcaaccctAAAGTAATTTATTAAATTGGAGTTGGATTCCCTCCCATCTGGAATAGTACTTGACAAATTGACGGGTCCAATTTTGATCCACATCAATGATTTTAAACCGTGAATTTTTTACAGTAAACCTATGACGCCccaaaattaaaccaatcttTGTCACAGATTACTAGAAAGAAAccattttatttacttttactttttcctttttcggaTATGGCCTACCAAGAGTTGAAAAAATCACCTTTTGAATTCAAAAGGCATGAAGAGAGGCAAACTACTCATTTTTTACTtccgtattttatttttttaccgatatttcaaaaaaaattggcacttCTCCCGAGAACTCGTTCCCGTTAAATTTTCTTAAGGAATGCTACGTACACAAACTCTCGATCATAACTGCATCCGAAGCTATTCGATATTATTCATGTGCATTCAATAATTCCGCACACAATTATGGTCGAGAATTGTGTACATAAATTTAGGATTCATTTTCATTCATTGAATTTTAACAAGTAGTCAAGTACCTCCAAAACCAGCGCAGGCTGCTCCGCCAGCAGAACCGCCGCCTTAGCCGGCGCCACCACAACCGGCAAGCAGTCGATCCCGGCCCCACAAGGCTTCTTCAAGCTGTCCTCCTCGATAACAAACCGGTCCACCGAGTTGATCTCATCCTCCACATCCCACCCATCATGAGTGTTCCGGCCAGTAAAAAGCGACTGGACGAAGTCGATCCCGAAGAAGCCAAGGAGGTAGATGACGGAGGCGATGAGGGAGACGACGGCGGCGAGCTCGGAGAGGGTGACGACGTGGAGGGGCATGGAGTTGCGGATCTTCTCGCGCCAGCGGTGGAGGAGGAAGTAGGCGACGGAGAAGAAGAGGGTGAAGAAGACGCCGTTGGTGAGGTAGAGGGGAAGGGGGAGAGCGTCGGAGGCTTTGGTGTTGTTGGTGGTTTGTTGGTATTTGTGGGGCTTGAGGAGGGGTTCGCCGGCGGTGGGGGGAGGGAGGGGGTTGAGGTGGCGCCGGCGAACGTCCATGGTTGGCGCCCcgatgagggagagagagtgtgaacgagagagaggagagagagagagggattgttGGTGTTTTTTTTACGGTCTGTTAATGTTGGGTTTGAATGGAGAAGCGGAGGTTTAGGAGGTGTTTTtatagagagaggagagagagaggggttggcGCCGCGGACGTGGTGCCCACACGTACCGCGTGGCACgtgtttttctttcaattttactACTCCACTTTTGTTGGTTCTCGAATGACATGAGTAGGAGTACAAGTTTTCCACACTTCGAAAGCTACCCAGCAAACGAGCCGACGCCAATATGACTTTTGAATTATTTCCTCCGTCCCGATTCTATCGTTTATCGTCTTATTTTAAtcggttaaaaaattaattataatttttaattgatAAATATCGATTACatgcaatataaattttatttgataaattttaatgaGCTTTTTTAAacgatatttttaaaatcacttaaaacattataaattgcaagatataattaattgaaaaatggTGCAGACTTTTAAAAGAGACAAAAGAATTGGAACAAAAGGAGTATTTTAGTTTGGCTCATGCAAAACTAGTCTAGCACTCTAGCTCTAGGTTGAGCCTACAGCTTGAACTTGACTCGTTTAATATTGAAAGTGTTTGAGCTCAGTTTATTTGCTAAATGAgcctttataaaaaaaaaacccgtcaAAAATGAGTTGAGCtattactctattgagcttacCTCAAGTTTAAAATTCAAGCTCAAACTCGACTAGTTTACTAACGAACCAAGCAGTGTTACATTTGGGTAAGgatgaaatcaaaattttcttttactgCTATAGATATTGACATATCTTTCCTTTTCTGGAAAAAGAATATTCTAACAACATAGAAGGTTAAATTTGGCCTATTTCCCCCCCATAAAAAGTTAACTTGACTTTTTGTTTTATccttattctatttttttttttatttgttagttttgcattaagtatttgtagattattggttcatctcCACGagttttttatactttttcttggatatttctgaaaatatttgggtaaaagtcatgatattatacttttttgattcctctcatcgagacgaaccaataatctatCAAAGCTAGAAGCGAAATTAataaatacgatttttttttaataatgacaaaacaaatAACCAAGTGAATTATTGCTCAATTTTGCTTGGAATTATTTCTCAATTTCATCACTGAAAATTGCAATTTCTAAGGCTTATGGGACGTCTGCTCTCGAAGAACTGCACCAACGTAACAGAGGGTGTAATAGTAAATTTAGAATGTTGACAATTGAAGttaaaaaaatgttcataaaaTTGCGTTAGTCATGAGAGCGATTAAGCCCACTTTCCTCCATTTCTCGTTTTGGCACATACTGAATCAGGACCGCCTACGAACCCGAAGGAGTTGGCCAAGTAGCCAACGTCCCATACTTCGGGATTTGCTTTCTCATTTGAAGTCTTCGATTCGGAATTTTTATATAAGGTACTTCGTTTTAGTCTGACTTTAATCAGGGACTTCCGCAAGTGGACGGCAAAATTGCTCCCCAAGGTTAGTTAAGGTACGCATAAGTTGACCCAAATACCTTAAGtcataaaataacaaaaattcagGACCACCTATGTCGGACTAGATATCCATCCAATTAAAGTAATTTGGATGATCACAAGTCATTGTTCGCTGGCAAGAGCTCCGTATGAACTGGGCTTttaaggttttgggttttctccGTGCTGGGCATTATTGTTGTATCTGGGCTTTTTGGTCTTTCGGGTTGTTTatgtttttcattattttaatttaggTAATTTAGGCCCTTAGGTGTATATTGGGCTTTGCCCTCTAGCTAAACggttccaacttttggttggatcctatttctctttccctaataaaatgttatttttgccgatccaaaaaaaaaaaagaaaactccgTATGAACAGGGCTCTACCATAGCTATGTTAAGAAAATATAATCTCACGTTGGTTAGGAGTAGAGTAGAATGAGCGAACACTTAATGACATTTGGATCCTCTTAATTAATTCATTGTCGATTGCCTTTGTGTTGGACATAAAGTTTTCACAAATAGCACCTTTATATGATGTTTTCAAGTAAAATTCTAAAGTTCCTTGTTCACATCTGCCAAGCTGCATAAAGAGAAAGAACTTATTTACGGTTCTGCACAATTTCATTCGTCTATTTGTGTAATTAATAGCTGAtatatgttttcaattttgaccaatttaaaaataatttttactggtcaaaattgatttttaatttgaactgtccaaaatacttttggatacGCACAATTTAGCGCCATAAATATTCTTTACGGGATGCTccgttaaaaagtttttctcgTGCGAAAAATACTTTTTGCGAGACACGCACGTACCCGTACCGACCGACAAGGGGCACTCCAATTACATCAGCGAAAACTACTATGCGACACACATATAACGACAAAGGGGGCCTGCTATGCCCTGGTTATATTTCGAGCTCGAAAATATAATCCAAACCAATAGCTGTTTAGAGTAATGTGCGAACTACaatttctgcaaaaaaaatcaagtcgatTGGGCAACGGTAGCTTATAGATTATAGATCGAATCAAATAATCTTGTTGCGTATTTTATTATAGTATTGTATATATGTTGTTCATTTGCTAGAGCAAAAAGTTACTATTTGATTATTGTGCTGCAGATGTctgattgacttgattttttttttcagatctGTTGTATATACACATTAAAGTCTACAAAGCGAAAAGTTCGGATCATGTTTTTGAGCTCGATAGTATGTTTTGCCTTAGGGCCCTCTTGTCCCGTAGCCATATGGATAATCTTATCGCTTACTCTATAACAGTAAAAGttgactctctttttttttgcttatttcactttggtgttatttattttttttattaaaattttcaCCTCTTCAGGTTTCTAACGGAGACAAATTGCAACTAAgataaaattgaagaacaataaTTTTTGCACTTCTCTTTTTATAAATAACCTCTAAATTTCGTCTTGtagtgtttttgtttgtgtaatTTAAAGCACTAAAAAGCCACTAAAATATAACTTTTGGAATGCATTTGTAAAAATACAAAGCGCAAAAATCATTCcagaaattgagaaattttacaaaaagacaaaaacgaTGAactatactccctccgtccttaaaTAATTGTTTGGCTGACAAACCTAGACCTttaaaaagctttaaaaaaattgatcaaaagattcaaacttttttttacaacttgaaagaactcattaatatctattgattttgttcgttaaaaaaatttaaaatatttttaacgaACAAAATGCATCCTTTTAGAGACTTTAGATTTGCAGTGCGGAcgtttatttagggacggatcGAGGAAGTTTCTTACCCTTCaggtgcatgcatgcatgcatctaGTTTAGTATTTTCGATGATATTCTGATTTCCAACAGAAGGATTCAAACTTGGTAGTAGGAATAGTAGTTTACGTGAGGGGAGCCAGCCAGCCGAGGCTGAAAAAGTGGAAACTTCACAGGCAAACCTTAGACTGTTTCTTTGTCATCGATCGATTCCGAACATGCAAACCTAGCTATTTAGAGTATTTTATtaggtttttattttacttGCAATTTCAATGACACGTACGTGCGCCTGTAAAAGTCGGTGCCTTGGCCTTGGAAACATATGTCCCAGTCCAAGTATTGACTGAATCTGAAAGCAAATTAAGCTGCCGTTTACACTTCCTATACTCTCTTTTTATACTAGTATAGTATATAACTCAAGGGTGGGGTTCGATCCGGTCAATACAAGTTGTCTCCGATcagtttggtccatttttttCATCTGAGCCGTtcgaaagtgttttggacggctcagatttgttcGGATAATATTCTAAACACCTCGAACAAATCTGAGCCTTCCAAAACACTAATGGATGGCTCGGATGaaaaaaatggaccaaactgGTCCGGGAGATGCTTGACAGGATCCAACTCCCTCAAGGGGTTCCGGTAGTTTACGCCCATCTCAATTAACTTTGAGAAATTAATCTCACCGTTCACTTGCGAGAGTCCAAATTAAAGTATGTATTGGCCCTAAAAGAGTTGATAAACATATGTATTTTGAACCTGAGATTGATTTTAGGAGAGTAACTTTTTAAGTCCCAAACTTTAACCACTTATACTTTTTTTCATAGGCGGCTCGACTATGGTTTGAGGGGAACTCGGAAAACATACTaggaattttgtatttttttttacatataattcaTATTTCTGTTTCTATAATTTGATTTTACTTCATACTGTCAACACTGAATTATCCATATGTACGTAgctaaagtaaaagaaaattcacTCAAAATTTGTAAGTAACTGATATAGCTcaataaaagaacaaaataaatttgGCTCAATTAATTTGCAACcaaaatatatatgtttatttCATGTATAGTTTTGtattactaaatttttttaatatacatttttgTCAACGTTGAGCTTAACTCCTCCTGAGTTTTTGTACTTATACTTTGCGTGTATATACAAACGTGGATGCACGTGCGTCAACACGATAGCTCATTTGTTTACTCGgagataaaaagataaaatatgAAATTCCTGGATTTCGCTTTCATTAGTCggagataaataaaaaaaatatccgaGGATATAATTGGATTATAAACTAACTT
This DNA window, taken from Rhododendron vialii isolate Sample 1 chromosome 8a, ASM3025357v1, encodes the following:
- the LOC131299050 gene encoding 3-hydroxy-3-methylglutaryl coenzyme A reductase 2-B-like; the protein is MDVRRRHLNPLPPPTAGEPLLKPHKYQQTTNNTKASDALPLPLYLTNGVFFTLFFSVAYFLLHRWREKIRNSMPLHVVTLSELAAVVSLIASVIYLLGFFGIDFVQSLFTGRNTHDGWDVEDEINSVDRFVIEEDSLKKPCGAGIDCLPVVVAPAKAAVLLAEQPALVLEAEDEEIIKSVVAGKTPSYSLETKLGDCRKAALVRREALQRITGKSLGGLPLDGFDYDSILGQCCEMPVGYIQIPVGVAGPLLLDGREYSVPMATTEGCLVASTNRGCKAIHLCGGATSVLLKDGMTRAPVVRFGTAKRAAELKFFLEDDMNFDTLSVVFNKSSRFARLQGIQCAIAGKNLYTRFTCSTGDAMGMNMISKGVQNVLDFLQNDFPDMDVIGISGNFCSDKKPAAVNWIEGRGKSVVCEAIIKEEVVRKVLKTDVAALVELNMLKNLTGSAMAGALGGFNAHASNIVSAVYIATGQDPAQNVESSHCITMMEAVNDGKDLHVSVTMPSIEVGTVGGGTQLASQSACLNLLGVKGANKESAGSNSRLLATIVAGSVLAGELSLMSALAAGQLVNSHMKYNRSSRDVTKMSS